In Candidatus Methylomirabilota bacterium, a single genomic region encodes these proteins:
- a CDS encoding aldolase/citrate lyase family protein translates to MLTNDVKRKLKAGKPVVGVWLALGDAIVAESLAAQGWDWLTVDTEHNPIDLLTMTGMFQAIGRYPVAPLARIPEVSELGIKRILDAGAWGFVAPNVKTREEAQIVADYGQYPPKG, encoded by the coding sequence ATGCTAACGAACGACGTGAAGCGGAAGCTCAAGGCGGGTAAGCCGGTGGTGGGCGTGTGGCTGGCGCTCGGAGACGCGATCGTCGCCGAGTCGCTGGCGGCGCAGGGCTGGGACTGGCTGACCGTGGACACGGAGCACAACCCGATCGATCTCTTGACCATGACCGGCATGTTCCAGGCCATCGGCCGCTATCCCGTGGCGCCGCTCGCGCGCATCCCCGAGGTGAGCGAGCTCGGCATCAAGCGCATCCTGGACGCGGGCGCCTGGGGCTTCGTCGCCCCCAACGTCAAGACCCGCGAGGAGGCGCAGATCGTCGCGGATTACGGCCAGTACCCGCCCAAGGGC